Proteins co-encoded in one Methanobacterium veterum genomic window:
- a CDS encoding FprA family A-type flavoprotein — MKAESMKIKEGVYWVGVLDWDLRTYHGYTLDGTSYNAYMVFGEDKAALIDNSYPGTFPELIARVEDACKKEGREFKVDVIVQNHVEKDHSGVLTELHKKFPEAPVYCTEIAVEGLKKHFPGVSDVNFVTVGTGDALDLGGKTLAFLDAFLLHWPDSMFTLYAEEGILFPNDAFGQHLCFPQLYDNEIPDYVLMDATKKFYANLITPISKLVLKKFQEVTDLGLLEQIKMIAPAHGQIWTDPMKVIGAYSDWATGKCKDKITIIYDTMHYSTQQMAHAMANGVISEGVDVKVYYLHEDERSEIVKDILDSKAIALGAPTIYDEPFPSVGDLIFYLRGLKFNRTNRERLAVTFGSMGGEGGTPKKLAEELKNCGFDVKDQYEVYYVPDADELEKCFQTGKKLAQEIKGL; from the coding sequence ATGAAAGCAGAGTCAATGAAAATTAAGGAAGGAGTATATTGGGTTGGAGTATTAGACTGGGATTTAAGAACCTATCATGGTTACACACTTGACGGAACCAGTTATAATGCTTATATGGTCTTTGGGGAAGATAAAGCAGCTTTAATAGATAACTCTTACCCTGGAACATTCCCTGAGTTAATAGCACGTGTTGAAGACGCTTGCAAGAAAGAAGGTAGAGAATTTAAAGTTGACGTGATCGTGCAGAACCACGTTGAAAAAGACCACAGTGGGGTCTTAACAGAACTGCATAAAAAATTCCCTGAAGCACCTGTTTACTGTACTGAAATTGCAGTTGAAGGGCTTAAAAAACACTTCCCTGGTGTTTCAGATGTTAATTTCGTCACAGTGGGAACTGGCGATGCTCTGGATTTAGGAGGAAAGACTCTTGCTTTCTTAGATGCATTTTTATTACACTGGCCTGACAGCATGTTTACACTGTATGCAGAAGAAGGTATTTTATTCCCTAACGATGCATTTGGACAGCACTTATGCTTCCCACAGCTCTATGATAATGAAATACCAGATTACGTGCTTATGGATGCCACTAAAAAGTTTTACGCCAATTTAATCACCCCAATATCAAAACTGGTCCTTAAAAAGTTCCAGGAAGTCACTGATTTAGGCCTTCTTGAGCAGATCAAAATGATTGCCCCTGCACACGGGCAGATATGGACAGATCCAATGAAAGTAATAGGTGCCTACAGCGACTGGGCCACTGGAAAATGCAAAGATAAAATAACCATTATATACGACACCATGCACTATTCCACCCAGCAAATGGCACACGCCATGGCAAATGGAGTTATAAGCGAAGGTGTGGATGTAAAAGTATATTACCTCCACGAGGATGAAAGGAGCGAAATTGTAAAAGATATTCTTGACAGTAAAGCAATAGCTCTTGGGGCCCCAACAATTTATGATGAACCGTTCCCAAGTGTAGGAGACTTAATATTCTACCTCCGAGGTCTTAAGTTCAACAGAACAAATAGAGAACGCCTTGCAGTAACCTTTGGATCAATGGGTGGGGAAGGTGGAACTCCTAAAAAACTAGCTGAAGAACTTAAAAACTGCGGTTTTGATGTTAAAGATCAATACGAAGTATACTACGTACCTGATGCAGATGAACTGGAAAAATGCTTCCAGACAGGTAAAAAGCTTGCTCAGGAGATAAAAGGGCTTTAA
- a CDS encoding ferritin-like domain-containing protein, translating to MEIINEHEIGICKNTDIEEAVQANFNGECQEVGMYLAMARQAQRDGLPEVGEVLTRIALDEANHASHFAELGGIIKPSLKENIEMMLNGETMANNEKKAAAKKAKECDIDPAHDFFDESSRDEGRHAKMLEGILERYFK from the coding sequence ATGGAAATAATAAACGAACACGAAATTGGAATTTGTAAAAACACAGATATAGAAGAAGCAGTCCAGGCCAACTTTAACGGGGAATGCCAGGAAGTAGGAATGTACCTTGCTATGGCCCGCCAGGCACAAAGAGACGGCCTTCCAGAAGTAGGCGAAGTTTTAACAAGAATTGCACTGGATGAAGCTAACCACGCCTCTCATTTTGCAGAACTTGGAGGAATTATCAAGCCGTCCCTCAAAGAAAACATCGAAATGATGCTAAACGGGGAAACAATGGCCAACAATGAAAAGAAAGCTGCAGCTAAAAAAGCTAAAGAGTGTGATATAGATCCTGCACATGATTTCTTTGATGAAAGCTCAAGGGATGAAGGACGTCACGCTAAAATGTTAGAGGGAATTTTAGAGAGGTACTTTAAATAA
- a CDS encoding HAD family hydrolase, with product MVQNDILMLFDIDGTLVQGAKCHYQAYIEGVKKFYGMEDYVHSVNAAGKSDKLILREILTLGGLTTEEIQKDFQSCLDFMTDYYLKNVQYENIHVFDGAIELLDELKRKGALLGLVTGNLESIAYAKLERAGLNGYFSFGGFGSDNADRSLMVKKAISIAKNQLGFNGDKIFVVGDTPRDVEAAKVYNLKTIAVATGMYSVKELRDCGADYVVENFKNRDKIMEILYK from the coding sequence ATGGTTCAAAATGATATTTTAATGCTATTTGATATTGATGGTACACTGGTTCAGGGAGCTAAATGCCATTATCAAGCTTATATAGAGGGCGTTAAGAAGTTTTATGGCATGGAAGATTATGTGCACAGTGTAAACGCCGCAGGTAAAAGCGATAAACTAATTTTACGTGAAATTTTAACATTAGGGGGCTTAACTACAGAAGAAATTCAGAAAGATTTCCAGAGCTGTTTGGATTTCATGACGGATTACTACCTGAAAAATGTGCAGTATGAGAATATACATGTATTTGATGGAGCTATAGAACTTCTAGATGAGCTTAAGCGTAAAGGTGCACTTTTAGGCTTAGTAACGGGGAATTTAGAATCTATAGCTTACGCTAAACTTGAAAGAGCAGGTTTAAATGGTTACTTTTCATTTGGAGGTTTTGGAAGTGACAATGCTGACCGTTCTTTAATGGTTAAAAAAGCTATAAGCATTGCAAAAAATCAGCTTGGGTTTAATGGGGATAAAATATTTGTTGTAGGAGATACTCCCCGCGATGTAGAAGCAGCCAAAGTTTATAACCTTAAAACTATAGCAGTAGCTACTGGAATGTACAGTGTTAAAGAATTAAGAGATTGCGGAGCAGATTACGTTGTAGAAAATTTTAAAAACAGGGATAAAATAATGGAAATTCTTTATAAATAG
- a CDS encoding metallophosphoesterase, with amino-acid sequence MNSKEIVKPLLNVETDIPLSDKIENPSIINPTGKLNIVFSENLDINTVSDGIKLYKVKSNGKEIEENIIIGSDENSSSSLYISKSDNANFTEGEEYKLHITDGVKSVSGASLKEEFTNYFAVDYSFNLDSRGILDLNNQRTLILCISDLHLGANDSYAEINRNREALVKFLDQVRTSPNVKELVIAGDFIDEWFIPMNMDTFNGKTQGDFVKAVAVNNKPVIDAFNCIITDGKIKVTYVPGNHDLLINSEDIQSIMPGIFEARDVKGLGAYTPVDFPEIVIEHGHRYNFYCAPDFSNRSITKIDSILPPGYIFTRMATSSVIQGRPKRDDPLPVVSKNELGEVQYLYFLYWNVWKDLITDFPVKEGLDEKVINTNIDGFTGFYSISDVLPYQDPDNGYIDVKLHNGVIEGWDERQTNNLVPVKIPTAEAVLKGDLASHLDDQSAVQYFNNPDSDKRIVVFGHSHEARVITSFNEKQEKNVYINSGTWIDKNECTMTFVVIIPPKSEDSAPAYAGIYQYSQSGDIKKLGSEVLTNLK; translated from the coding sequence TTGAATTCTAAAGAAATAGTTAAACCACTGCTAAATGTAGAAACAGACATTCCTTTATCAGATAAAATAGAAAATCCATCTATTATTAACCCTACAGGTAAATTAAATATAGTATTCAGCGAAAATTTAGATATTAATACAGTTTCAGATGGAATAAAACTTTATAAAGTTAAATCTAATGGAAAAGAAATAGAAGAGAACATTATAATAGGTTCTGATGAAAATTCATCATCTTCTCTTTATATCAGTAAATCTGACAATGCAAACTTTACGGAAGGTGAGGAGTATAAACTCCACATAACGGATGGAGTAAAATCTGTAAGTGGAGCATCTTTAAAAGAAGAATTTACAAATTATTTTGCTGTAGATTACTCATTTAATCTGGATTCAAGAGGTATTCTGGATTTAAATAATCAAAGAACGTTGATATTATGTATAAGTGATCTTCATTTAGGTGCAAACGACAGCTACGCTGAAATTAACAGAAACAGAGAAGCCCTGGTTAAGTTCTTAGATCAAGTTAGAACTTCACCAAATGTCAAAGAACTGGTTATAGCCGGTGATTTCATAGATGAATGGTTTATTCCAATGAATATGGATACATTTAATGGAAAAACACAGGGGGACTTTGTAAAAGCGGTGGCTGTTAATAACAAACCTGTAATAGATGCTTTTAATTGCATAATAACAGATGGTAAAATAAAAGTAACATACGTGCCTGGAAATCATGATTTACTGATAAATTCCGAAGATATTCAAAGCATCATGCCGGGAATATTTGAAGCCCGTGATGTTAAAGGTTTGGGAGCATATACTCCTGTAGATTTCCCAGAAATAGTCATTGAACATGGACATAGATATAATTTCTATTGCGCACCTGACTTTTCAAACAGATCTATAACCAAAATAGATTCCATACTGCCTCCAGGATATATTTTTACAAGAATGGCAACAAGTTCAGTTATTCAGGGCCGCCCTAAAAGAGATGATCCATTACCGGTTGTTAGTAAAAATGAACTTGGAGAAGTTCAATATCTTTATTTCCTCTACTGGAATGTCTGGAAAGACCTTATTACGGATTTCCCTGTAAAAGAAGGGCTCGATGAAAAGGTCATAAACACAAATATAGATGGATTCACTGGTTTTTATTCCATAAGTGATGTATTACCATATCAAGACCCAGATAATGGTTATATTGATGTTAAATTACATAATGGAGTTATTGAAGGTTGGGATGAAAGGCAAACTAATAATTTAGTCCCTGTTAAAATACCTACAGCAGAGGCAGTTTTGAAAGGAGATTTAGCCAGTCATCTTGATGATCAATCAGCTGTCCAGTACTTCAATAACCCTGATTCGGATAAACGAATTGTTGTGTTTGGACATTCCCATGAGGCACGTGTTATAACCTCATTCAATGAAAAACAGGAAAAGAATGTCTATATAAATTCAGGTACATGGATAGATAAGAATGAGTGTACCATGACCTTTGTTGTTATTATACCTCCCAAAAGTGAAGATTCAGCTCCTGCATATGCGGGCATTTATCAGTATTCTCAAAGTGGAGATATTAAAAAATTAGGTTCTGAAGTGCTCACGAATCTGAAATAG
- a CDS encoding V4R domain-containing protein, whose amino-acid sequence MKDTNQKKSYDTQIGLFATSKGIRAIDSPVKSKILSMLRKGELSFDQIVASSGKAKSTVSVHLKKLVDDGIIGSKPDPQDARKKIFFIKSEYIGELARDKTQEDDLESYVSSYVLSDGDPFEFFRLMFKTIRVGLINQGINIDPILHDAGIKVGKALYERVADPEMSKFLGNIAQFWETHYLGNVEVKNLEPLIINVSECYECRHLPYLGRPACAFDAGILESLFSSYYNDKRAVTETKCYAMGDKYCCFVIDKNE is encoded by the coding sequence ATGAAAGACACGAATCAAAAAAAATCCTATGATACCCAAATCGGATTATTTGCAACATCAAAGGGTATACGCGCCATAGATAGTCCCGTAAAGTCTAAAATACTATCAATGCTTAGAAAAGGAGAGTTAAGCTTTGATCAGATAGTAGCTTCATCTGGAAAGGCCAAATCAACTGTATCAGTACACCTCAAAAAACTGGTAGATGATGGAATAATCGGTTCAAAGCCCGATCCTCAAGATGCACGTAAAAAGATATTTTTTATAAAATCAGAATATATCGGCGAATTGGCACGAGATAAAACACAGGAAGATGATTTAGAGAGTTATGTCTCCAGCTATGTTTTAAGCGACGGAGATCCCTTCGAATTTTTCAGATTAATGTTTAAGACCATACGTGTAGGCCTAATAAACCAGGGCATCAATATCGACCCCATACTTCACGATGCAGGGATCAAAGTAGGAAAAGCACTATATGAAAGGGTAGCTGACCCTGAAATGAGCAAATTCCTCGGAAATATCGCCCAGTTCTGGGAAACCCACTATCTAGGTAATGTTGAAGTTAAAAATCTTGAACCGTTAATAATTAACGTCAGCGAATGCTATGAATGCAGGCATTTACCTTACCTTGGAAGACCTGCATGTGCATTTGATGCAGGAATATTAGAATCTCTTTTTTCGTCTTATTATAACGATAAACGAGCTGTTACTGAAACAAAATGCTATGCTATGGGCGATAAATACTGCTGCTTTGTTATAGATAAAAATGAATAG
- the hcp gene encoding hydroxylamine reductase gives MFCYQCSQTARGTGCTVKGVCGKEATVARLQDNLLFSIKGISAYLYHARELGYTDPEVDGFLERGFYSTLTNVNQDAGEFVKLAVESGEMNIKTMQLLKKALIEKYGEPEPKEVKTGTVKGHGIVATGHSLKALYELLKQTEGTGINVYTHSELLPAHGYPEFKKFDHLVGQLGGPWFDQRKTFSKYPVAILGTSNCVLIPTDEYKERMFTSGVAQLPGVQHIDGYDFTPVIEKAKSLPELPDEPGEKVFTTGFGASTVLSLAPKIKELVEAGKIRRFFVVGGCDSPLPKTSYYREFVKNLPEDTVVLTLACGKYRFNDLQLGDIEGVPRLIDLGQCNDAIVGIDIVAALSELFGLEVNELPLTFVLSWMEQKAAAILWSLLALGIKGIYLGPIIPAWVNEDILNVLVENYDITPIGDPKEDIKTILG, from the coding sequence ATGTTTTGTTACCAGTGCTCTCAAACTGCTAGAGGAACTGGTTGTACAGTAAAAGGTGTTTGTGGAAAAGAAGCAACAGTTGCAAGGCTTCAAGATAATCTATTGTTTTCAATTAAAGGGATATCTGCATATCTTTACCACGCAAGGGAATTAGGATATACAGATCCAGAAGTGGATGGATTTTTAGAAAGGGGATTTTACTCCACATTAACAAATGTTAATCAGGACGCAGGAGAATTTGTAAAGCTTGCCGTTGAATCTGGGGAAATGAACATAAAAACAATGCAGCTTTTAAAGAAAGCTCTTATAGAAAAATACGGCGAACCAGAGCCAAAAGAAGTAAAAACTGGAACTGTAAAAGGTCATGGTATTGTTGCCACAGGCCACAGCCTTAAAGCGCTATATGAGCTGCTTAAACAGACAGAAGGGACTGGAATAAATGTTTACACACATTCAGAGCTTCTCCCTGCACATGGATATCCTGAATTTAAAAAATTCGACCATCTTGTCGGGCAACTCGGAGGACCATGGTTCGATCAGAGGAAAACATTTTCAAAGTACCCTGTCGCAATCCTTGGAACATCAAACTGTGTATTAATACCAACAGATGAATACAAAGAAAGAATGTTCACATCAGGAGTTGCACAGTTACCTGGAGTTCAGCATATTGACGGTTACGATTTTACTCCCGTAATTGAAAAAGCAAAATCTTTACCTGAACTTCCAGATGAACCTGGAGAAAAAGTGTTCACAACCGGATTCGGAGCTTCCACAGTTCTTTCACTTGCGCCAAAAATTAAAGAACTTGTAGAAGCTGGAAAAATAAGAAGATTCTTTGTAGTTGGAGGATGTGACTCCCCACTGCCAAAAACAAGTTATTACAGAGAATTTGTGAAGAATTTACCTGAAGACACAGTTGTATTAACACTTGCATGTGGTAAATACAGGTTCAATGACCTTCAGCTTGGTGATATTGAAGGAGTTCCAAGATTAATAGACCTCGGCCAATGTAACGATGCAATAGTTGGAATCGACATTGTAGCTGCGCTTTCAGAATTATTCGGCCTGGAGGTAAATGAACTGCCTCTGACATTTGTTTTAAGCTGGATGGAACAGAAAGCTGCTGCAATCCTCTGGAGCTTACTTGCACTTGGAATTAAAGGCATTTACCTGGGCCCAATTATACCTGCATGGGTAAATGAAGATATTCTAAATGTGCTGGTCGAAAATTATGATATAACACCAATTGGAGACCCAAAAGAAGACATTAAAACAATTTTAGGATAA
- a CDS encoding rubredoxin: MKYKCDICSYIYDSSIGDPENGVKAGTDLKDLPSDWVCPICGIEKDQFISLEDEKIGSEGEGPMALMILALTHGLWTISGRGSYSVTREIGRTFINELKKDGVEFTNGESAFQSVKEYFIKHKFARDMEYEVRDGEAELEIKNCRFFGLCKQLEKQGVLITTCPYTNTSAMALEEATGYRYRISKEQKGYGHKIHLKKVSKV, encoded by the coding sequence ATGAAGTACAAATGTGATATATGCAGTTATATTTACGATTCAAGTATCGGCGACCCTGAAAATGGAGTTAAAGCAGGCACTGATTTAAAAGATCTTCCTTCAGATTGGGTTTGCCCAATATGCGGCATAGAAAAAGATCAATTTATTTCTCTTGAAGATGAAAAGATAGGATCCGAAGGGGAAGGTCCAATGGCTCTTATGATACTGGCTTTAACACACGGCCTCTGGACAATATCTGGGAGGGGATCTTACTCTGTAACTAGAGAAATAGGCCGTACGTTTATCAATGAATTGAAAAAAGACGGTGTTGAGTTTACAAATGGAGAATCTGCTTTTCAATCTGTAAAAGAATATTTCATTAAACATAAATTTGCAAGAGATATGGAATATGAGGTTAGAGATGGAGAAGCTGAACTTGAAATAAAAAACTGCCGTTTCTTTGGATTGTGTAAGCAGCTTGAAAAACAAGGAGTCTTAATAACAACATGTCCTTATACCAATACTTCAGCAATGGCACTTGAAGAGGCTACAGGTTACAGGTATAGAATCAGTAAAGAACAAAAAGGATATGGTCATAAAATACATTTGAAAAAGGTTTCAAAAGTTTAA
- a CDS encoding TetR/AcrR family transcriptional regulator has product MEQKSFKRKNELIEAALDEFTAKNYENASLNIILKNAGISKGTFYYHFQDKQAFYVFLLQSAHKAECKFINDRMGCMDDFKGKDIFERFKVQVQIAYEFAVAFPKYFKLGIMFRKERGNEIYEYAKNIIERNKEAWLEERIKKAIKDGDFNNRFSEDFILKILNYMVFHFNEMFDEEEDYKMEKVLENASNLVDFLKYGFGNKIC; this is encoded by the coding sequence ATGGAACAAAAGTCATTTAAAAGAAAAAATGAACTTATTGAGGCGGCTTTAGATGAATTTACAGCGAAAAATTACGAAAATGCTTCCTTAAATATTATCCTTAAAAATGCAGGTATCAGCAAAGGTACCTTTTACTATCACTTTCAAGATAAACAGGCTTTTTACGTGTTTTTACTTCAATCTGCCCATAAAGCTGAGTGCAAATTCATAAATGACCGTATGGGATGTATGGATGATTTTAAAGGGAAAGATATCTTTGAAAGGTTTAAAGTACAGGTCCAGATAGCTTATGAATTTGCGGTTGCATTTCCCAAGTACTTTAAACTCGGTATAATGTTTCGAAAAGAAAGGGGAAATGAAATTTATGAATACGCGAAAAACATCATTGAGAGAAATAAGGAAGCATGGCTTGAGGAACGAATCAAAAAAGCTATTAAAGATGGAGATTTTAATAATAGATTTTCTGAAGATTTCATCCTTAAAATATTGAATTATATGGTATTCCATTTTAACGAAATGTTTGATGAAGAAGAAGACTATAAAATGGAAAAAGTGCTTGAAAATGCAAGTAATCTTGTAGATTTTTTAAAATATGGATTTGGCAATAAAATATGTTAA